One window from the genome of Oryza glaberrima chromosome 3, OglaRS2, whole genome shotgun sequence encodes:
- the LOC127767029 gene encoding glutathione S-transferase F11-like has product MAAPVTVYGPMISPAVARVAACLLEKDVPFQVEPVDMSKGEHKSPSFLKLQPFGQVPAFKDSLTTVFESRAICRYICDQYADSGNKTLMGRKEDGAVGRAAIEKWIEAEGQSFNPPSLAMAFQLAFAPFMGRATDMAVVEQNEAKLVKVLDVYEQWLGENQYFAGDEFSLADLVHMPNTDLLVCKTNKAGLFTERKNLARWWDEVSARSSWKKVVELQNVPRPS; this is encoded by the exons atggcggcgcctgTGACGGTGTACGGTCCGATgatctcgccggcggtggcgcgcgtgGCGGCCTGCCTCCTGGAGAAGGACGTGCCGTTCCAGGTCGAGCCGGTCGACATGTCCAAGGGCGAGCACAAGTCCCCTTCCTTCCTCAAGCTCCAGCCCTTCGGCCAGGTCCCCGCATTCAAAGACAGCCTCACCACCGTCTTCG AGTCGAGGGCTATTTGCCGTTACATCTGTGACCAGTACGCCGACAGCGGTAACAAGACCCTCATGGGCAGGAAAGAAGATGGGGCGGTTGGCCGCGCTGCCATTGAGAAATGGATAGAAGCTGAAGGCCAGAGCTTCAACCCACCGAGCTTGGCAATGGCATTCCAGCTCGCATTTGCGCCGTTCATGGGTAGGGCCACTGACATGGCCGTGGTTGAACAAAATGAAGCGAAACTTGTGAAGGTGCTCGATGTTTACGAGCAGTGGCTGGGGGAGAACCAGTATTTTGCAGGTGATGAGTTCTCGCTGGCGGACCTGGTGCACATGCCCAACACAGATCTTCTTGTGTGCAAGACCAACAAGGCAGGGTTGTTCACGGAGAGAAAGAATCTGGCGAGGTGGTGGGATGAGGTATCAGCTCGTTCTTCATGGAAGAAGGTTGTTGAGTTGCAGAATGTACCACGGCCCTCATGA
- the LOC127767028 gene encoding F-box/LRR-repeat protein 10, with amino-acid sequence MCPPPPDPISSPPPPAMDSALPSAVLATILSRLDVRSLVAASAACRCLRSCASHALSFLPSFHLSEVALTHELLRPLMPPNPSLRSIRLDCARLEDAAIDCLARPDLHELMLLNCDNISGRLLCELGATCQELRVLSLNALAERRGLPISFSDLQQLLNGCSQLESLRLALDFSMFDDPNFSHVWASASEALTSLEIGYIPMTMLLELLTVAMESQRCMHHVKEPVFFPSLQKLCLTVDFITDHLIGSLSTALPSLTHLDLQDAPIIEPTTSSDLTNAGLQQINPNGKLKHISLMRSQEFLFTSFRRVNDLGILLMAEKCSSLESVCLGGFSRVTDTGFRAIIHSCSGLHKLRVSHGSQFTDLVFHDIIATSLCLTHVSLRWCNLLTDVGIERLSFNKDLNVLDLRDCRSLGDEAVRSLSCLPKLQILFLDGSDISDQALKYLGLGTCPLASLSLRGCRKLTNDCIPLLFAGSVKQSLQVLDLSRIPGITDDGIMLLARSRTPIIELRMRENPKIGDAAVMALASMLVDGGTHGSSLQLLDLYDCGAITPLAIRWFKKPYFPRLRWLGVMGSLNRVMVDALVRSRPFLHMACRGEELGTFNWDRSSDWYRHDDDDLDELEQWILNGEPVSDTETITEE; translated from the exons ATGTGCCCGCCTCCTCCAGATCCGatctcgtcgccgccgccgccggcgatggacTCCGCGCTGCCGTCCGCCGTCCTCGCCAccatcctctcccgcctcgACGTCCgctccctcgtcgccgcctccgccgcctgccgctgcctccgctccTGCGCCTCCCacgccctctccttcctcccctccttccaCCTCTCC GAGGTGGCGCTGACGCACGAGCTGCTCCGCCCGCTGATGCCGCCGAACCCGAGCCTGCGGAGCATCCGCCTCGACTGCGCTAGGCTCGAGGACGCCGCCATCGACTGCCTTGCCCGCCCCGACCTCCATGAGCTGATGCTCCTCAACTGCGATAACATTAGCGGCCGCCTGCTCTGCGAGCTTGGAGCCACCTGCCAAGAACTCAG AGTGCTTTCCCTGAATGCCCTTGCTGAGCGTAGGGGACTACCGATAAGCTTCTCTGATCTGCAGCAATTGCTTAATGGCTGTTCTCAATTGGAG TCTCTCAGGTTGGCCCTTGATTTCTCAATGTTCGATGACCCCAATTTTAGCCATGTGTGGGCATCTGCTTCAGAAGCCCTGACCTCCCTAGAAATCGGATATATTCCAATGACAATGTTGCTTGAACTTCTTACTGTGGCTATGGAATCGCAACGATGCATGCATCATGTAAAGGAACCTGTTTTCTTTCCTAGCCTCCAAAAGTTATGCCTCACCGTGGACTTCATCACTGACCATTTGATTGGTTCACTATCAACTGCGCTTCCATCATTGACACATCTGGACCTGCAGGATGCACCTATAATAGAACCTACAACATCATCAGATCTCACCAATGCTGGTCTTCAGCAGATTAATCCAAATGGTAAGTTGAAGCATATTTCTCTCATGAGAAGTCAGGAGTTCTTATTCACCTCTTTCCGCCGAGTAAATGATCTTGGAATCCTGCTAATGGCTGAAAAGTGCTCAAGTCTTGAGAGTGTCTGTCTTGGTGGTTTCTCCCGCGTGACAGACACAGGTTTTAGGGCTATCATCCACTCTTGTTCTGGCCTTCATAAGCTTAGGGTGTCCCATGGAAGCCAGTTCACAGATCTTGTTTTCCATGACATAATTGCCACTTCCCTTTGCCTGACACATGTGAGCCTGAGGTGGTGTAATCTCCTTACTGACGTTGGAATTGAGAGGTTGTCATTCAACAAGGATCTCAACGTATTGGATCTCAGGGACTGCAGGAGTCTGGGTGATGAAGCTGTTAGATCTCTAAGCTGCCTTCCCAAATTGCAGATATTATTCTTGGATGGAAGTGATATCAGTGATCAGGCATTGAAGTATCTGGGCCTTGGAACATGTCCACTAGCTTCCTTATCTCTGAGGGGTTGCCGAAAGTTAACAAATGATTGCATACCACTCTTGTTTGCTGGTTCTGTTAAACAGAGCTTACAGGTGTTGGATCTCTCTAGAATACCAGGTATTACTGATGATGGTATCATGTTATTAGCAAGGAGTCGAACTCCTATTATTGAACTCCGAATGAGAGAGAACCCGAAAATAGGAGATGCTGCTGTGATGGCTCTTGCGTCTATGCTAGTTGATGGTGGAACCCATGGCAGTAGCTTGCAGCTGCTGGATCTTTATGATTGTGGTGCGATTACACCACTTGCAATCCGGTGGTTCAAGAAACCATATTTCCCAAGATTGCGATGGCTAGGAGTAATGGGCAGCTTGAACAGGGTTATGGTGGATGCCCTTGTTCGAAGCCGTCCATTCTTACATATGGCTTGCCGTGGTGAAGAATTGGGGACTTTCAATTGGGATAGATCGTCCGATTGGTATcgacatgatgatgatgatcttgATGAGCTTGAACAGTGGATTTTGAATGGTGAACCTGTATCTGACACTGAAACCATCACTGAAGAATAA
- the LOC127767030 gene encoding glutathione S-transferase F10-like, translating into MAAGLQVFGQPASTDVARVLTCLFEKDLEFELVRIDTFKREHKLPEFIKLRDPNGQVTFKHGDKIIVDSRAICRYICTQFPEGNKTLYGTGSLERASIEQWLQAEAQNFSPPSSALVFHLAFAPHLNIPQDHAVIAENEKKLQQVLNVYDEILSKNEYLAGDEFTLADLSHLPNSHYIVSSERGRKLFTGRRNVARWYHDISSRETWKQVVKCIRVMA; encoded by the exons ATGGCTGCAGGCTTGCAAGTGTTTGGCCAGCCAGCATCTACTGATGTTGCCAGGGTCCTGACATGCCTCTTTGAGAAGGATCTGGAATTTGAACTTGTCCGCATTGATACATTCAAGAGAGAGCACAAGCTTCCTGAGTTCATTAAGCTGCGG GATCCTAATGGGCAAGTGACATTTAAACATGGTGACAAAATCATCGTCG ATTCAAGGGCTATATGCCGGTACATTTGTACTCAGTTTCCAGAGGGAAATAAGACCCTTTATGGAACGGGATCTCTAGAACGGGCATCAATAGAACAGTGGCTTCAAGCAGAAGCTCAAAATTTCAGCCCTCCCAGCTCGGCCCTCGTCTTCCATCTCGCATTTGCTCCCCATCTGAACATTCCCCAGGACCATGCTGTTATTGCAGAAAATGAGAAGAAACTTCAGCAAGTCCTCAATGTTTATGATGAGATACTCTCAAAGAATGAGTACCTGGCTGGTGATGAGTTCACCCTGGCTGACCTTTCTCACCTTCCAAACTCACATTACATTGTGAGTTCTGAGAGAGGAAGGAAGCTCTTCACTGGCAGGAGGAATGTGGCAAGGTGGTACCACGATATCTCAAGTCGCGAGACATGGAAGCAGGTGGTCAAGTGCATTCGAGTAATGGCCTGA
- the LOC127767592 gene encoding glutathione S-transferase F11-like: protein MAAGLQVFGQPASTDVARVLTCLFEKNLEFELIRIDTFKKQHKLPEFIKLRDPTGQVTFKHGDKTLVDSRAICRYLSTQFPDDGNRTIYGTGSLERASIEQWLQAEAQSFDAPSSELVFHLAFAPQLNIPADEARIAENERKLQQMLNVYDEILAKNKYLAGDEFTLADLSHLPNSHYIVNARSPRGKKLFTSKKHVARWYEEISNRASWKQVVKMQSEHPGAFE from the exons ATGGCGGCAGGATTGCAGGTGTTCGGCCAGCCGGCGTCCACCGACGTCGCGAGGGTCCTGACCTGTCTCTTCGAGAAGAACCTCGAGTTCGAGCTCATCCGCATCGACACCTTCAAGAAGCAGCACAAGCTCCCCGAGTTCATCAAGCTACGG GATCCGACCGGGCAGGTGACTTTCAAGCATGGCGACAAGACTCTTGTTG ATTCAAGAGCGATATGCCGATACCTGAGCACTCAGTTCCCAGACGACGGGAACAGGACGATCTACGGGACGGGGTCGCTGGAGCGGGCGTCGATCGAGCAGTGGCTGCAGGCGGAGGCGCAGAGCTTCGACGCGCCGAGCTCGGAGCTGGTGTTCCACCTGGCGTTCGCGCCGCAGCTCAACATACCGGCCGACGAGGCCCGCATCGCGGAGAACGAGCGGAAGCTGCAGCAGATGCTGAACGTGTACGACGAGATCCTGGCGAAGAACAAgtacctcgccggcgacgagttCACCCTGGCCGACCTGTCCCACCTCCCGAACTCCCACTACATCGTCAACGCGCGGTCGCCGAGGGGCAAGAAGCTCTTCACCTCCAAGAAGCACGTCGCGAGGTGGTACGAGGAGATCTCCAACCGCGCCTCCTGGAAGCAGGTGGTCAAGATGCAGAGCGAGCACCCTGGCGCGTTCGAGTGA